The following proteins come from a genomic window of Ignavibacteria bacterium:
- a CDS encoding TerC family protein, whose protein sequence is MTTEIWYWIVFTVLISVMLVVDLWVTDHRHGKIGIKSALIWSAIWIGVALLFNVSIYFKFPNGHVKALEFLTGYLIEKSLSVDNLFVFIMIFTVMGIDQKNQPHILKWGILGAVVFRIIFIFAGVALLEAFDFVIYIFGAILLYTAYKMAFMHDKKIEPEKNILVRTASKYFPIKADVDTEHFFIKHGGKIFATNLFLTLLLIESTDIVFAIDSIPAILAITRDPFIVLTSNIFAILGLRALYFALAGIMSLFRYLKYGVALILFFVGVKMILVEFYHIPVAFSLVFIAVVLTGSILASVFIKKESVVN, encoded by the coding sequence ATGACGACTGAAATTTGGTATTGGATAGTTTTTACTGTTTTAATTTCCGTTATGCTTGTTGTGGATCTTTGGGTTACAGATCATCGGCACGGAAAAATCGGGATCAAATCTGCTCTGATTTGGAGTGCAATTTGGATTGGCGTGGCTTTGCTTTTCAATGTTTCTATCTATTTTAAATTCCCAAACGGACACGTAAAAGCATTGGAGTTCCTCACCGGATATCTCATTGAAAAGTCACTTTCTGTCGATAACCTTTTTGTTTTTATAATGATCTTCACAGTAATGGGGATCGATCAGAAAAATCAGCCGCATATTTTGAAATGGGGAATTTTGGGTGCAGTGGTTTTTCGTATTATTTTTATTTTTGCGGGCGTTGCTCTGCTCGAAGCATTCGATTTTGTGATTTACATTTTCGGGGCAATACTTTTGTACACTGCTTATAAAATGGCTTTTATGCACGATAAGAAAATTGAACCTGAAAAAAATATACTCGTACGGACTGCATCAAAGTATTTTCCGATTAAAGCGGATGTAGATACCGAACATTTTTTTATCAAACATGGCGGAAAAATCTTTGCAACGAATTTATTCCTAACACTATTGCTGATTGAATCGACAGATATTGTGTTTGCAATTGATTCGATACCTGCGATTTTAGCAATTACCCGCGATCCGTTTATTGTTTTGACTTCTAATATTTTTGCGATACTTGGCTTGCGAGCGCTTTATTTTGCTTTGGCAGGAATTATGAGTCTTTTTAGGTATTTGAAATATGGAGTTGCGTTAATTTTATTTTTCGTTGGTGTGAAGATGATATTGGTTGAATTCTATCACATCCCTGTAGCTTTTTCTTTGGTTTTCATTGCAGTGGTTTTAACAGGCTCTATATTAGCTTCGGTTTTTATTAAAAAAGAATCTGTTGTGAACTGA
- a CDS encoding winged helix-turn-helix transcriptional regulator, protein MAVSKKNIFSKKDQKLADYAKALSHPARVAIVKFLAEKNVCMCGEIVDELPLAQSTVSQHLRELKRANIIKGEIEGPKVCYCLNPDVIAELINIFNELFSCCPTEKKK, encoded by the coding sequence ATGGCAGTATCGAAGAAAAATATTTTCAGCAAGAAAGATCAAAAGTTAGCCGATTATGCGAAGGCACTTTCTCATCCAGCGAGAGTTGCGATCGTAAAATTTCTTGCGGAAAAAAATGTTTGCATGTGCGGCGAGATTGTTGATGAACTTCCGCTCGCACAATCTACCGTTTCGCAGCATCTTCGCGAACTGAAACGTGCGAACATTATTAAAGGCGAGATCGAGGGTCCGAAAGTCTGTTACTGTCTCAATCCAGATGTTATTGCCGAGCTAATCAATATTTTCAACGAACTTTTTAGCTGCTGCCCAACTGAAAAGAAAAAATAA
- the arsM gene encoding arsenite methyltransferase encodes MNDNQIKEIVKEKYSQLAEVNLKKAKSCCAGSEQVYTIMADEYTSLEGYVPDADLGLGCGLPTEFAEIKTRDTVLDLGSGAGNDVFIARRVVGENGKVIGVDFTQPMIDKANLNNKKLGYENVEFKLGEIEKLPIESSSIDVVISNCVLNLVPNKIKAFQEIYRVLKTTGHFCVSDIVLKGELPERIRKAAEMYAGCVAGALQKEEYIKTVKSAGFKNIQVRKEKQIVIPKEILKNYLSDKEIEEYENKEFQILSMTVFAEK; translated from the coding sequence ATGAACGATAATCAAATAAAGGAAATCGTAAAAGAAAAATATTCGCAATTGGCAGAAGTCAATTTGAAAAAAGCAAAAAGCTGCTGCGCAGGTAGTGAACAAGTTTATACCATCATGGCGGATGAGTATACAAGCTTAGAAGGTTATGTGCCCGATGCAGATCTTGGTTTGGGCTGCGGACTTCCTACTGAGTTTGCTGAAATCAAAACTAGAGATACAGTTCTTGATCTTGGAAGCGGTGCCGGCAATGACGTCTTTATTGCAAGAAGAGTTGTCGGAGAGAATGGAAAAGTCATCGGAGTGGATTTCACACAACCGATGATTGATAAAGCTAACTTGAATAATAAAAAACTTGGTTATGAAAATGTTGAGTTCAAGTTAGGGGAAATTGAAAAACTGCCAATTGAATCTTCGTCTATTGATGTCGTGATAAGCAACTGCGTCTTAAATCTTGTTCCAAATAAAATCAAAGCATTTCAAGAAATTTATCGAGTGCTAAAAACTACCGGGCATTTCTGTGTGTCTGATATTGTTTTGAAAGGAGAACTGCCGGAAAGAATACGAAAAGCCGCCGAAATGTACGCTGGCTGTGTTGCCGGAGCTTTACAAAAGGAAGAATACATTAAGACTGTCAAGTCAGCTGGCTTTAAGAATATTCAGGTCAGAAAAGAAAAGCAGATTGTAATTCCGAAAGAAATTCTGAAAAACTACTTATCAGATAAAGAAATTGAAGAGTATGAGAATAAAGAATTTCAAATCTTGAGTATGACAGTCTTTGCCGAGAAATAA